In one Helicoverpa zea isolate HzStark_Cry1AcR chromosome 5, ilHelZeax1.1, whole genome shotgun sequence genomic region, the following are encoded:
- the LOC124630788 gene encoding endocuticle structural glycoprotein SgAbd-2-like — MKLLVVSCALLALSTALPQRRVSLKPEQQEAEDQLPAEQNYNNYQQQQPDYRQQQQQQDYRPAKQIDDFRPKVQLDTTTFIPIIRFDKEQGTDGSYKTAYETGNNIQASEEGFLRSVGEDQNALVQQGSYSYTAPDGQIITVEYTADELGFRVKGDHIPTPPPVSPEIQKGLDLIYAGIKANAERAALEAKNNPEAARQQEDRAALDYKGTYYQQ; from the exons ATGAAACTGCTG GTCGTTTCTTGTGCGCTGCTGGCCCTTTCGACGGCTCTGCCGCAAAGGAGAGTGTCGCTGAAGCCTGAACAGCAAGAGGCGGAGGACCAGCTGCCCGCCGAGCAGAACTACAACAACTACCAGCAGCAGCAGCCTGACTACAGACAGCAGCAACAGCAGCAGGACTACAGGCCGGCCAAGCAGATCGACGACTTCAGGCCCAAGGTTCAACTGGACACCACCACATTCATCCCCATCATCCGTTTTGACAAGGAGCAGGGTACTGATGGAAGCTACAAGACTGc GTACGAGACCGGCAACAACATCCAGGCTTCCGAAGAAGGTTTCCTGAGGTCCGTTGGTGAGGACCAGAACGCTTTGGTCCAACAGGGATCATACAGCTACACCGCTCCCGATGGTCAGATCATCACTGTGGAATACACCGCTGACGAGCTCGGATTCAGGGTCAAGGGAGACCACATCCCCACCCCTCCCCCCGTCTCCCCCGAAATCCAGAAAGGTCTTGACCTGATCTACGCTGGAATCAAAGCCAATGCG GAACGCGCCGCTTTGGAAGCCAAGAACAACCCCGAAGCCGCCAGACAGCAGGAAGACAGAGCAGCTCTTGACTACAAAGGAACCTACTACCAGCAGTAA